Proteins encoded by one window of Salmonirosea aquatica:
- a CDS encoding FtsX-like permease family protein, with protein MNVPLRIARRYFVSHKKRSFISIIALIAMVSVGVGTAAMVVVLSVFNGMEALNRQIFKTFDADIEITAREGRRFGVSEAFLDKIRKTEGVAVMTQVIEDNALARYRDNQTVVRLKGVDSTFAQRGQLDTAMIEGNLQLMGPNGTPFAVVSEGVRSALLISTNDPLTPLELWYPRSDRRTLSLSSPDAFNQVSVRPGGTFFIESRYDDYVIAPLSTVATLLQYGRQRTTLEIQLKPGASADLVRDRLQRAVGETFVVKDRDELNADLLRAIRVEKLFVTVTLSFIILVAAINIFFSLSMLAIEKKEDIRMLFAMGATASLVRRIFLSVGAIVALSGAILGLVVGVGLCWIQQKYMLVSMGMASSLVDAYPVQLVWSDVLLTALIIVAITIAVSFVPARRAAQTVNTSLLG; from the coding sequence ATGAATGTACCCCTTCGGATTGCCCGGCGCTACTTTGTGTCGCACAAAAAGCGCAGCTTCATCAGTATCATCGCCCTTATTGCCATGGTAAGCGTGGGGGTAGGTACGGCGGCGATGGTGGTAGTACTTTCGGTATTTAACGGCATGGAGGCCCTGAACCGACAGATTTTCAAGACCTTCGACGCCGACATTGAGATCACAGCCCGCGAGGGTCGGCGGTTTGGAGTGTCGGAAGCGTTCCTTGACAAAATACGGAAGACCGAAGGCGTGGCGGTAATGACGCAGGTCATTGAAGACAATGCCCTGGCCCGCTACCGCGACAATCAGACGGTCGTGCGCCTGAAGGGGGTGGATAGTACGTTTGCGCAACGGGGACAACTGGATACCGCGATGATCGAAGGCAACCTGCAATTGATGGGGCCTAATGGGACGCCCTTTGCGGTCGTATCGGAAGGAGTGCGCTCGGCGTTGCTCATCTCCACAAACGATCCTCTGACCCCTCTGGAGCTCTGGTACCCACGCTCCGACCGCCGCACGCTTAGCCTGTCGTCGCCCGATGCATTCAATCAGGTGTCGGTTCGGCCCGGTGGCACATTTTTTATTGAAAGCCGCTACGACGACTACGTGATTGCCCCTCTGTCCACGGTTGCCACGCTGCTTCAGTACGGCCGGCAGCGCACCACGCTGGAGATCCAACTCAAACCTGGAGCCTCCGCCGATCTGGTACGTGACCGATTGCAACGTGCGGTGGGAGAAACTTTTGTGGTGAAGGACCGCGACGAGCTGAATGCCGATCTGCTGAGGGCTATTCGCGTGGAGAAACTCTTTGTAACGGTAACTCTCTCTTTCATCATTTTGGTAGCTGCCATCAATATTTTTTTCTCGCTGAGTATGCTGGCGATCGAAAAGAAGGAAGATATCCGGATGCTGTTCGCCATGGGGGCTACCGCTTCGCTGGTGCGGCGGATTTTCCTGTCGGTCGGTGCTATCGTGGCTTTGTCCGGCGCAATTTTGGGTTTAGTTGTGGGCGTTGGCCTCTGCTGGATACAGCAGAAGTATATGCTGGTTTCCATGGGTATGGCGAGTTCGCTCGTGGATGCCTACCCGGTTCAGCTGGTGTGGAGCGACGTACTGCTGACGGCCCTTATCATCGTGGCCATTACCATAGCAGTGTCATTTGTTCCGGCCCGGCGCGCGGCACAGACAGTCAATACCTCGCTACTAGGGTAG
- a CDS encoding M1 family aminopeptidase: protein MNIKINTVKLAFLSLFLWVVSAGSTQASSSVLPADTTRRAPGIVTAQGPYRPTRTLKNDILHTKLAVRFDWLRQHVLGSAVITFKPYFYPQNTLVLDAKGFDIQRIYQLDTLVRFDSLANKTTREPIRDSLEYTYDRRQLTIRLRRAYTRKETLHVQIDYIAKPNELPRGEPDDHPDDKGLYFINADGLDEGKPRQIWTQGETESNSAWFPTVDSPNEKFLQDIYITVDTTYKTLSNGLMVASVGNGDGTRTDHWKQTLPHAPYLVMLAVGDFAVAKDLMPNGLELSYYVEPKYAQDAKAIFGRTPEMIGFFSNIFGMDFPWEKYAQIAVRDFVAGAMENTTATVHEESIQADSRALVDGNSDGVIAHELAHHWFGDLVTCEEWGQLPLNESFANYAEYLWMEYYTGTDEADWQHLQEMKQYFGEADQKQVPMIRYFYKDRENMFDSHSYAKGGRIMHMLRRYVGDEAFFLSLQTYLKEHRFGTAEINDLRLAFEKVTGEDLNWFFDQWFMKPGHPILKVEQQYSSANQKVSLKVSQLQDTLATTVYRLPLKVDVWVDSVKTRYDVVLNKAKQTLEFPARHRPDLVIFDAETQLLGTVDHEKSRPEYVFQFYKADKFLSRYDALTHLEGKLIDSTIRHLMMTAMVDPFWKIRQVAVSNFADYDGLEFVDVERLVQSRARIDPNSQVRTEAILTLASFGDNSNDPLFREALNDTSYLVVSVALDAYLIGKPGDAAEIAERFENSPNDAIVAAVGNYYAGLATPERYEWFLQKMETMNPSDRYNFLQVFGKYLIKSPSDVQRRSIPILESLARNNPAYFVRFGAYQVLGLLTDIQGVASIRKDIRSNERDPKLKEMYSQFGEL, encoded by the coding sequence ATGAATATTAAAATAAATACGGTCAAACTAGCATTCCTGAGTTTGTTCCTTTGGGTGGTATCGGCAGGTAGCACCCAGGCTTCCTCTTCGGTGCTACCTGCCGATACCACCCGCCGGGCGCCGGGTATCGTGACCGCCCAGGGTCCCTACCGCCCCACCCGCACGCTCAAAAATGACATTCTTCATACGAAATTGGCCGTCCGTTTCGACTGGCTGCGTCAGCATGTGCTGGGCAGCGCGGTCATTACTTTCAAACCCTATTTTTATCCTCAAAATACACTAGTACTTGACGCTAAGGGATTTGATATTCAGCGTATCTATCAGTTGGACACCCTAGTCCGGTTCGATTCGCTGGCTAACAAGACTACCCGCGAACCCATTCGCGATTCGCTGGAATACACCTACGACCGCCGTCAACTGACTATCCGGCTGCGTCGGGCCTACACCCGGAAAGAAACACTTCATGTCCAGATCGACTACATCGCCAAGCCCAATGAGCTTCCCCGCGGTGAGCCTGACGACCATCCTGACGACAAGGGTTTGTACTTCATCAATGCCGACGGGCTGGACGAAGGCAAGCCGCGCCAGATTTGGACCCAGGGCGAAACCGAGTCCAACTCCGCCTGGTTTCCTACGGTAGACAGCCCCAATGAGAAATTCCTTCAGGATATCTACATTACGGTAGACACTACCTACAAGACGCTTTCCAACGGACTGATGGTGGCTTCGGTCGGAAACGGCGACGGTACCCGTACCGACCATTGGAAGCAAACCTTGCCCCATGCCCCCTACCTTGTCATGCTGGCGGTAGGCGATTTTGCTGTAGCTAAAGACCTGATGCCCAATGGCCTCGAATTGAGCTACTATGTAGAGCCAAAGTACGCCCAGGATGCCAAAGCTATTTTTGGCCGGACTCCCGAAATGATCGGCTTCTTTTCCAATATCTTCGGCATGGATTTTCCGTGGGAAAAGTACGCCCAGATCGCCGTGCGCGACTTTGTGGCAGGTGCCATGGAAAATACCACCGCCACTGTTCATGAGGAAAGCATACAGGCCGACTCCCGCGCCTTGGTGGACGGAAATTCAGACGGAGTGATTGCGCATGAGCTGGCCCACCACTGGTTTGGCGATCTGGTCACCTGCGAAGAGTGGGGACAATTACCACTCAATGAATCGTTTGCCAACTACGCCGAGTACCTCTGGATGGAGTACTACACCGGAACCGATGAAGCCGACTGGCAGCATTTGCAGGAAATGAAGCAGTACTTCGGCGAGGCAGACCAGAAGCAGGTACCCATGATCCGGTATTTTTACAAAGACCGGGAAAATATGTTCGATAGCCATTCCTACGCCAAGGGCGGACGGATCATGCACATGCTGCGCAGGTACGTGGGCGACGAGGCTTTCTTTCTATCCTTGCAGACCTACCTGAAGGAACACCGTTTCGGAACTGCCGAAATAAACGACCTGCGGCTGGCTTTCGAAAAAGTGACGGGTGAGGATTTGAATTGGTTCTTCGACCAATGGTTCATGAAACCCGGCCATCCCATTCTTAAGGTAGAGCAGCAATATTCATCGGCCAATCAGAAGGTAAGCCTGAAAGTCAGTCAGCTGCAGGATACGTTGGCGACAACAGTATACCGCCTGCCGCTCAAAGTGGATGTGTGGGTAGACAGCGTGAAGACCCGCTACGATGTGGTGCTTAACAAAGCGAAGCAAACCTTGGAGTTCCCGGCCAGACACCGGCCCGATCTGGTGATTTTCGACGCCGAAACCCAACTGCTCGGAACGGTCGATCATGAAAAAAGTCGTCCCGAATACGTTTTTCAATTTTATAAAGCCGACAAGTTTCTATCCCGATACGATGCCCTGACCCATCTGGAAGGTAAGTTGATCGATTCTACTATCCGGCACCTGATGATGACTGCCATGGTCGATCCCTTCTGGAAAATCCGGCAGGTGGCCGTTTCTAATTTTGCCGATTACGACGGTCTGGAATTCGTGGATGTCGAACGTCTCGTGCAAAGCCGCGCCCGCATCGACCCCAACTCCCAGGTACGTACCGAAGCCATCCTGACACTGGCCTCCTTTGGCGACAATTCCAACGATCCGTTGTTTCGCGAGGCGCTCAACGACACTTCCTACCTGGTGGTTTCGGTGGCTCTTGATGCCTACCTGATCGGGAAACCGGGCGATGCCGCCGAGATTGCGGAGCGCTTTGAGAATTCACCCAACGATGCCATCGTCGCCGCTGTGGGTAATTACTACGCCGGTCTGGCTACCCCGGAGCGTTACGAATGGTTTTTGCAGAAAATGGAAACCATGAATCCTTCGGACCGCTACAACTTCCTGCAGGTTTTTGGCAAGTACCTGATCAAATCGCCCTCCGACGTGCAGCGCCGTAGTATTCCGATACTGGAAAGTCTGGCGCGAAACAATCCGGCCTATTTCGTACGGTTCGGGGCCTATCAGGTACTGGGCTTGCTTACGGACATTCAGGGGGTAGCTTCGATTCGTAAAGATATCCGCAGCAACGAGCGTGATCCCAAGCTCAAGGAAATGTACAGCCAGTTTGGGGAGTTATGA
- a CDS encoding SHOCT domain-containing protein, producing the protein MEKSREEVIREIAAEHGVTVSTVATLLHGLQATGGNQVQFNVSELGGMGQWQPGMIMVGDMFNHGLKAKVDRLCTAISALSRQLPREVADTTGTLLGRTKATFKGSQNDTHYTYYADEHRLVIYHEGKNTSYDTTGYPLTGVQQAQNNGGKRLSFTHPGGTVEARDLKEIEP; encoded by the coding sequence ATGGAAAAATCAAGGGAAGAAGTAATCCGTGAAATAGCCGCCGAACACGGGGTCACGGTAAGTACGGTCGCCACGCTGCTGCATGGTTTACAAGCCACGGGCGGCAATCAGGTTCAGTTCAATGTTTCAGAATTGGGCGGAATGGGCCAATGGCAGCCGGGTATGATCATGGTCGGTGATATGTTCAACCACGGCCTCAAAGCCAAAGTGGACCGTTTGTGTACCGCGATTTCGGCCTTGTCGCGGCAACTGCCCCGCGAAGTGGCCGATACGACCGGTACCTTGCTCGGCCGGACTAAAGCTACCTTCAAGGGCAGTCAGAATGACACCCATTATACCTATTATGCCGATGAGCACCGCCTCGTCATTTACCACGAAGGCAAAAATACCAGCTACGATACCACAGGCTACCCGCTAACCGGCGTACAACAGGCCCAGAACAATGGTGGCAAACGCCTGAGTTTCACGCACCCGGGTGGTACTGTCGAAGCAAGGGATCTAAAGGAAATCGAACCGTAG
- the rbfA gene encoding 30S ribosome-binding factor RbfA, whose protein sequence is MESKRQQKVARQIQKDLGDIFQRDAQHLVNGAFVTVTGVRMTPDLGIARAYLSFLPEKKKELLFEGIQENTRFIRQKLGERVRHQLRIVPELQFYLDDTAEYAAKMDALFANLVIPPAEDNKEDETE, encoded by the coding sequence ATGGAATCCAAAAGACAACAAAAAGTGGCTCGCCAGATCCAGAAAGACCTGGGCGATATTTTCCAGCGGGATGCCCAGCACCTGGTCAATGGTGCTTTCGTAACCGTCACGGGCGTTCGCATGACACCCGATCTGGGCATTGCCCGCGCCTATCTGAGTTTCCTGCCCGAGAAGAAAAAAGAACTCCTGTTTGAGGGCATTCAGGAAAATACACGTTTCATCCGGCAGAAACTGGGTGAGCGTGTGCGTCACCAGCTGCGCATTGTGCCGGAGCTGCAGTTTTACCTCGACGACACGGCTGAGTATGCCGCCAAGATGGATGCCCTGTTTGCTAACCTGGTGATCCCACCCGCGGAGGATAACAAGGAAGACGAAACGGAATAA